Proteins encoded together in one Pantoea sp. CCBC3-3-1 window:
- a CDS encoding amino acid ABC transporter permease, with protein MTLATQDTPPTTGHKFLNAVSWARKNLFSNWANSLLTLFCLWVIWTVIPPALNWLVFQANWFGSTRADCTKEGACWVFIHARFGQFMYGLYPHELRWRINLALIIGLVSVVPLFIKSMPRRGLYLVVWAIAYPVIVWFLLYGGFAGLERVETRQWGGLTLTLIIASVGIAGAFPLGILLALARRSTMPVVRSLAVIFIEFWRGVPLITVLFMSSVMLPLFMSEGSSIDKLIRALVGVILFQSAYVAEVVRGGLQALPKGQYEAAESLALGYWKTQALVILPQALKLVIPGLVNTIIALFKDTSLVIIIGLFDLFSSVQQATVDPAWLGMSTEGYVFAALVYWIFCFSMSRYSQYLEKRFHTGRTPH; from the coding sequence ATGACTTTAGCCACTCAAGATACACCCCCGACCACCGGACATAAATTTTTAAACGCTGTCAGTTGGGCAAGGAAAAACTTGTTCTCAAACTGGGCAAATTCCCTGCTGACGCTGTTTTGTCTGTGGGTTATCTGGACTGTAATACCACCCGCCCTTAACTGGCTTGTGTTTCAGGCGAACTGGTTTGGTTCAACACGGGCCGATTGTACAAAGGAAGGGGCCTGCTGGGTCTTTATTCATGCCCGCTTTGGCCAGTTTATGTATGGACTTTATCCTCATGAACTTCGCTGGCGCATTAACCTGGCGCTAATTATTGGTCTGGTTTCAGTAGTGCCCTTGTTCATTAAAAGTATGCCGCGACGCGGCCTTTACCTTGTGGTCTGGGCCATCGCGTATCCTGTTATCGTCTGGTTCTTACTCTATGGCGGGTTTGCGGGTCTTGAACGGGTTGAAACCCGTCAGTGGGGTGGACTGACGCTGACATTGATTATCGCCTCAGTCGGCATTGCCGGCGCGTTTCCATTGGGCATTTTGCTGGCTCTTGCGCGACGCTCAACCATGCCAGTCGTACGCTCGCTCGCGGTAATCTTTATTGAGTTCTGGCGTGGCGTCCCGCTGATTACCGTGTTGTTTATGTCTTCGGTTATGTTGCCGCTGTTCATGTCGGAAGGGAGCAGTATCGATAAATTGATTCGCGCGTTGGTCGGGGTCATCCTTTTCCAGTCAGCATACGTCGCGGAGGTGGTACGTGGTGGCTTACAGGCTCTGCCGAAGGGGCAGTATGAAGCCGCAGAGTCACTGGCTCTCGGTTACTGGAAAACACAGGCATTAGTGATCCTTCCCCAGGCGCTAAAGTTGGTCATTCCGGGCCTGGTAAACACGATTATCGCCCTGTTTAAAGATACCAGTCTGGTGATCATTATTGGCCTGTTTGATCTGTTCAGTAGCGTGCAGCAGGCGACGGTTGATCCCGCCTGGCTGGGCATGTCAACGGAGGGATATGTCTTTGCCGCTCTGGTTTACTGGATTTTTTGTTTTAGTATGTCGCGCTATAGCCAATATCTGGAAAAGCGTTTTCACACCGGGCGTACGCCGCATTGA
- a CDS encoding amino acid ABC transporter ATP-binding protein, translating to MTKSLIQPDNAMITLENVNKWYGQFHVLKDINLQVKARERIVLCGPSGSGKSTTIRCINHLEEHQQGRIVVDGIHLNDDLRNIERVRTEVGMVFQHFNLFPHLSVLQNCTLAPIWVRKTPRKEAEELAMHYLERVRIAEHAHKFPGQLSGGQQQRVAIARSLCMKPKIMLFDEPTSALDPEMVKEVLDTMIGLAEDGMTMLCVTHEMGFARTVADRVIFMDRGEIVEQAPPQDFFSAPKSERTRAFLSQVIH from the coding sequence ATGACTAAATCTTTAATTCAACCTGATAACGCGATGATTACGCTGGAAAATGTGAATAAGTGGTATGGGCAATTCCATGTATTAAAAGACATCAATTTACAGGTAAAAGCCCGGGAACGTATTGTTCTTTGTGGCCCTTCAGGCTCCGGTAAATCAACCACTATTCGCTGTATTAATCATCTGGAAGAGCATCAGCAGGGTAGAATCGTCGTTGATGGTATTCATCTCAATGATGACCTGCGCAATATTGAACGTGTACGTACAGAAGTAGGTATGGTGTTTCAACACTTTAATCTTTTCCCTCATCTCAGCGTTTTGCAGAACTGTACGCTTGCGCCAATATGGGTACGTAAAACTCCCAGGAAGGAAGCTGAAGAGCTGGCAATGCACTATCTGGAACGAGTGCGTATTGCAGAACATGCACATAAATTTCCTGGTCAACTCTCTGGCGGCCAGCAACAGCGTGTGGCGATTGCCCGCTCCCTCTGCATGAAACCTAAAATTATGCTGTTTGATGAGCCCACCTCTGCTTTAGATCCAGAAATGGTAAAAGAGGTTTTGGATACTATGATTGGGCTGGCAGAAGATGGCATGACTATGCTGTGTGTAACACATGAGATGGGCTTTGCCCGGACAGTCGCAGACCGAGTGATCTTTATGGATCGCGGAGAAATCGTTGAGCAGGCTCCGCCACAAGACTTTTTCTCTGCACCAAAATCTGAGCGTACCCGCGCTTTCCTTTCTCAGGTTATTCACTAG